Part of the Salvelinus sp. IW2-2015 linkage group LG7, ASM291031v2, whole genome shotgun sequence genome, GAGACCACATGATAGGGCTTAGGCATAATTCACTTGACATTATTCTCTTAAAAATAGCTAACTTGCTAAGCTAACTTGCTTTCCAACTGTTTCCAGTACCACATTTTGACTGAGGCAAACATAAGTCTGCTTTTAGTGTTATCTGACAATCTAGTAATAcgtttgtagctagctaaacactgCCACCTAGTATTGAAACTGGTgagatgtatttttcataaaacttAAAGTCAGAAACTTTTAACTACTGTAGCAAGTTGTTGTTCTTGttgtgtagctaactactggagtCCACTAGTTACACAACAAAAAAAGTGGAGCCATATTAAAACAATGGCAATAATTATTTATGGTAATTTAAGTCCTATCTATGCTAGCTAGGTATGTCGACTACTAACGTTACTTCATAAACTTACCAGTAGAAAGTTACTCGACATTTGGTGCATTGCAGGTACGCAAGGTTTTGACAAAGCTCACATAGCTTTTTCGCTCCTTTTGGGTTTGCAAGTGGATTTATCGCTGACGTCAGTACCGAAACATGAGATTTACTCCTCGTTATTGAGCTCATGATATAATAAATACAAGTTTAGCCTATCTGCTATTGTCCGgtgagaaaaacatgttttacaattTGTTTCCTGAACGCTTCAAGTTGCTATGGAGACGACCTTTGATGgtattacttgtttaaaaaagagAACAGCACAGAAACATAGGCATCCAACAAATACAAACAGATTCGCGTATTTAAACGTTTGTTCTGTATAAACATATTGAACTTTTAATCAGAgagataaataatacattttcctgAATAAAAATGTGCTTGCTTCAGCTGTCCAAAAGTATTTTTGTGATAGTGGAATAAAGTTTACACTCAGAACGTGCAAATACTTGGATTATAAGgttttattttgtatcatttaaGACACTGATGAttatgacaaaactgaacatttgttTTTAATTCTTATACGGGAACttttttgtacactgagtgtacaaaacattaaggacacctgctctttccatgacatagactgaccaggtgaataaatgatcccttattgatgtcacttgttaaatccacttcaatcagtttagatgaaggggaggagacgggttaatgaaggatttttaagccttgagacaattgagacatggattgtgtaggtgtgccattcagagggtggacaagacaaaatatttaagtgcctttaaacagggtgtggtagtaggtgccatgtcAACTAAGTCACACATAGCAGTCATTGTGGGTTTTGTCAATTTTGACTCATCTTGCTGAGCTCCACTGAGCATTTGACCTCTTTAACCTTCTCCATTATCTCCTGGATCATCTGCTGCATTTCTGACTTCACTTTCTTaactgaaacaaaaatacatttacaaagagATGTCTCATTGGTTTGTTCCTTACTAATGCATGTGTCCATCatccacacacagtacataccaactttTCTCCCCACTCCCCCAGTGGTTTGTCAGGCTCCAAGTGAATATGTGGTTACGGGTTACCAGGGTGATGAGATTCCATCCAGTGAAAACACTGCCAGGCTCTTCTTCTCAATGTCTAGCTGTGGCTGGGGCCGAGGTTAAGACTTCACATTGGGCAGTATGTCTAGCTTTAGATTTCTCAACAACGTCTCTGAGTGTTGTGTTGACATCTACCTCATGTCTTTTCTGGAATCTCTTATTACAGAGTGGACACCGGTACTGGTCACTACTTCCCCAGTATCTACCGATACAAGCCAAGCGGAAGCTGTGGCCACATGTGGTGGTGACTGGGTCTGAGAACATCTTCAGGCAGATGGAGCACACTGGTGGACTGCTGGTGGCTGCCATAGCCTGGCAAGAAAGACACATGTTGCTGTTATTgtcattgttgttgttattattgttgttgttgtgtctacCCCTAAATTTCAATGACTCCAAGACAAGTTCCAAAGACTATGAGACCAGTGTTTTCcatgtattgttttattgctTGTACATTGAACAGTTCAAAGTATGACAGCTTGCTTGCGTTGAAAGATCAGTAGATAGCTGTATTCAGACCTTTGAAGGGGTGTCAGTAGACAAAGATGTTGTCAACAGAAAATGTTCAAACAAGTGATAGAAATACAATAGTGTTTTGTTTGAAGTTTGAGTCATTATTTGAAGATCTACTCTGTGGGCCAATTACATATTCAATTAAATtacatcaaatgttatttgtcacatgcttcgtaaacaacagatgtggactaacagtgaaatgctagtgaaatgcttacttacggacccttcccaacaatgcagagagaaagaaaatagagaagaaAAGTTAGTGCAAAACAGGTCAATGCAGaaagtccgggtagctatttggttaactatttagcagtcttatgctgTGGGGTacaagctgttcagggtcctgttggttccagacttggtgcatcggtaccacttgccttaCAGTAgcggagagaacattctatgactgagTATAGACTGAACAGTCTATGTGTCTATTAGCACTCTACTCCTCTATCttttctccctttcccctcttttcctttctctctcctctctctgagattctcaattggaaaaaagtctgtcctctccgcgactcctccgtcctcctctcctacccGGAAAACGATAAGCGGTCGCCATAATAGGAGTGTCAATTCGTTTATGAAGCGAACGGAGGAGTTTTCTCCTCTCCTCGATAGCCTCCTTCGGCCGAGGATTCTCACGTTTATCTCGAGGCTCCCTATCGAGGAAGCATTTTGAAATCCGACACACcctctttgaatcagctgttgtttttCGCAGAAGAGAAAAGCATGCACATGTTCAAAAACAAAACGCTACTTATCTTTTATGTATGCTATGTCTGGCACCACATCAAATCAAGTCTTTACTGTAACTCTATATCCAATCTGCATCCCTTATGCCATTTTGGCACATTGAATGTCAAGTGTCTAGAGTGGACGTGCATGCACACTAATGATTCAACTCTGTCTTTGATCCTTTCCTGACATAAGTCCATTGAGTTGAATTGTGTAGTGTTATCTGTTATCCTAGGTCCAGGAAAACAACTTCACCTATAGTGACCTTGCTGCTATCTTCATGTGTGGATAGATCATTTCTGGGACAAAAACAACAGGATATGATCACTACTGGTAACTGTTACTGAATTAAATATAAAAGATGTACGTGGCGTGTTTTGTCCTGCAAACTGAAAATAAGAGCATTTCAATCAAATAAATGAAAGAGAATATAATAAGAAACAACTTCAACGCATATTCTATGTGTTTTATTTAGGAAAGTTAGAGCAGCTCTAGCTGATAGGACTACATATTGCaagtacaaaaatatatttccctattcatatacatacatttcaaatcaaaacaaGCTTGATTCTGCAATATATCAGGAACACTTCTTTGGCTGTTGTCATCATTGGCTTCATAAGTCACCCAGATTTACAATAAATACTGATTTGGAGCTTTCAGACTTTTTCAGACATAGATATTTTGGaaataggaaaaatatatataattgcctGTAGCACTGTATACCGATGCTCTATAGGCTACTAAACATGCTATATTTAAAAGCTTCACCAGATTCGCTTTTATCCCAGATCCAATCAATATTTGGATTGACCAGAAATAGCTGCTTCTAAATGCCAACAAAGTAACAGACCCAGATCTGTACTCATGTGGTTGAGCTCCATCGCCTCTGATATTAATATAGCTCAATGTCAACAACTATGCTTTTCTGTTTGTGCTCAGTATTCACCTCTATTCCATGGTCACTCTTTCTTACGTAGGTGGATGTACATGACTCCACTGATGAGTAGCAGCGGCACACACACCCAGGCCAGTATGAAACAGTAGCCAAAATGTCCCTCGGTCAGCTTTCGTGAGTCCTGGAGGATCTCTTGGTTGTGCAACGTGTAGATGAGAGCAGCCGCAAATGCAGTGAGACCTAAGAGAATCAAAAGCCAGAGCTTaattaggggtgtactcactgcttaacttggactgaaataggtgccgctACTCATTTTGGGTGGagttactgtttatatttaggtgcaggagctccacaatagttTGTAGCTAATATTCTGTAAGAGGcgcaggagctcaagcagtagaaaagttgaggtgccagtactcagctccagtgagatcctgcccaagtcaagcactgggtGTACTGTGACAGCAAAATGACACATGTCTGTTGAACAATAGACAATAAAGCATCTATTCTATTCTTTCCTGTAACCCTCTTAAATGAGTCACATCAAGATAACTCTACTGTATACTGTGTTATGTTGTTGTCCCTGCCTGTTTCGGAGTTAAATTATTCTGTGTGCATTACCTCCCCATAATCAATGAAAAGGAGCATCAGGTGTGAGTATGTGCCCACACCAATCAGAGTGATGAATTGGCACCTCCCATCAGGTATAAAGAGCCTGAGTATGGACTGTTCTGATGAGCTGTCAATCGGTGACTGAACCAGGATAAAGATATCTGCCTATtcatagccacaggaagtaggggtgctgagggtgctgagggtcctgataaataaatacatacattacagcaccccagcacaaaacatctgccCGCGGCCATGCGTCTATTCCAAGTTCGCATAAATCATCAGTACGAGTTTGCTTCCAGCTGAAAACGATAATTTGGACGAAAAAGTCACTAAAATGATATCCTGGATGTCCGCACGCATGGCAACGAAACGCCATGCACAATTTAGGATCACTGTTTATTTTATAGTGTCAAGAAAAGTCTAAAATAAAGGAAAGAAAAAATGAAATTAAGGAATTAAGGGGGAAGTTAAGCACCCCTATGATTTGATTGATTCCATACTGAAGAGGGCTCTGCTGAAGAGGCATTTGTTATTGATGTTGTCGTAGGCCTACCGTGGCATGTACTCATGAACAAGCTAATGGTTCGTCTTCTGGTTATTGCAAAGCGGTTGACTTGGACTGTAACAACTGACACTCTATACTAGTGTTGAAATAATCTTATACTAGACTTTCATCAAATTGCTATATTAAAACAACCGTAACACAGCACGTAAAAATCTCTCAGAGGTAGGCTGAAAGGATTTGGAGACTGCAGTATTTCACCATAAGGGGACCTCGTTGGTCTTTCACAGCACGTgtgaatgtttgtaaacattatcTAGCACTGGTGGTTAGGACCATGCGCTTTTTCTGACCACATGATTTTAAAAACAACTACAACAGTCCTAGTGGCAGATAGAGATGGTTCATTGTTTCATTTCATTACCTGCAAAGACTTGACATAACCCGGTGAAGTAGAATAGCCCCCCTTTGGACATTGTGAAGAGCTGCCCAAGGAAAACCAGAAAGGAAACCGAAGAGAAGATCACAGACAGCACCATCAACACCTGGACTGATTGGAGCCACTCTGAGGAAGAACAAGGAACGATGTATCAATATGCACCTCAAACTGTCAGAGAAGGGAAGATTTCAATGATTTCATGGGGTAAAAAATATGTTTACCAGTCTCCTTGGAGGAGGCACACAACCAGGTTCCAGTGTCATTGTCAAATCTACAGTTATACCATAGATCTGAGTTCTCCATCCCATCCCATACCCACCAGGactaagagggaaagagaggcagTAAGTAAGTAAATGTGTTGTATGGTAAACACCTATTTTTTAAGAAAGGCTGAACTACTTTTATCACACATTTACATCTTAACTAACaataatgaaaatatatattggtGAAGTAGAGCTCTCACCTTCTCCATGGTGGCAATGAAGAGCATGGCCAAGGTGATGAGATGCAGCAGGGTCACAAACATCAGCAAGTACGCCATCTGAACAGGGTCCCTGTCAGAAAATGGAGATTGAAATGTGGCTGAAATCACAGATGGTTTACACATAATAGGCAACATTTACTGTTTCAGTTTTGGCTTGGTTGGTGTTTTTATTGGTTTGAGGGCAGccaaaacaatattttgaatATGGCAAAAAGAAACATGTGGTctagaattagttcttaactgacttgactagttaaatgaaggttaaattaaaaaactttaaaaacattttttaaatataaagtaatatttgcaaatgtatgtttttcatCAGGTTCACATAACTGCCCCACCCCCACATCCACTTCATAACATAGTTATGCTTTCAGGGGTGTAACGtgtttaagtaaaaatactttaaagtaaagtttttgggggtatctgtacttttcctttattattcatattttttactctactacattcctaaaaaataTTGCCTACTTTTTAATCTGATAAATGTTCTCTGACACCAacattacatttcgaatgctcaggcaggacagcaatatggtccaattcacacacctatcaatataacgtgttgtcatccctactgcctctgatctggtggactcactaaatacaaatactgcgttgtaaattatgtctgagtattgaatggtgcccctgtctgtctgtaaataataaaaacaagaaaattgtgcagtctggtttgcttaacataatgaatttaatgtatagcatttacttttactcaggtatcACAATTTAGAATGTTTTCAactactgtacttaagtacatttaaaaccagctacctttagacttttactcaagtagtattttactggggtgacttttacttgagtcattttctattaaggtatctttgctTTTACTCAACTGTGACAATTTtgtaccttttccaccactgtgtgctCCTGAGCTCGAATAAATGTCACCCCAAACGCAAATGGAAAGTCTGAGCTGTGAAAATACAGGATACTCTCTTACATAAGGCCACAAAACAGAGAGCTATTTAACTATTTCTAAAACTGCTCTTTGACTGGTCTGTGTCACTGTAATAAACATCTATTTAAATGAGAGGGCGGGGCTGGTTGAAATAAAAATTGTGACAAGTTGTTTACTGAAGTAACCTCAAACTTCTGCTATGATGGAAAAGGGGAATAAGTGCTTCATAATTTGGAGGAGAAAACCGTTTGCGACTGGGATAACAAATGGTTTTAACATTAGCTTTATAACATTTAAACTTGTAACGAGCAAATCCAGGTTAATAGATCATACTCACATTATTACAACAACACTGCAAACATTGAACATAGTCATAATATAGTAGTTCTGTAGTAGTATGCTAGtcataaacataaaaatataattttaccACAGGGGACATGATGAATTAGCCCAGCAAAAAGGGTAGAAGGATGAACACGTCTGTATAGATCTCTATCTTTAGGAGGGGCCCAATTTGGGGTGGGTATATCGTGATTGTCAAATTATACTATTAAATGAAACCAATTCCATCTGACAACTGAATGAAGGTCTTTGA contains:
- the LOC111966391 gene encoding epithelial membrane protein 3, producing the protein MAYLLMFVTLLHLITLAMLFIATMEKSWWVWDGMENSDLWYNCRFDNDTGTWLCASSKETEWLQSVQVLMVLSVIFSSVSFLVFLGQLFTMSKGGLFYFTGLCQVFAGLTAFAAALIYTLHNQEILQDSRKLTEGHFGYCFILAWVCVPLLLISGVMYIHLRKKE